The following coding sequences are from one Candidatus Nitrohelix vancouverensis window:
- a CDS encoding restriction endonuclease subunit S: MPGIQKLITNHLDIWTASIEKKSSAGRGSSKKINLYGIKKLRELILELAVRGKLVPQDPKDEPASVLLKKIAAEKARLIKEGKIKKQKQLPPISDKEKPFELPKGWEWVRFNDLFNSIFSGGTPSKSNTTYWDGNISWASVKDLGKERYISSTQDKITETGLKNGSRLADKDDLLICTRMGLGKIAIAATPIAYNQDLKAVKLTSCINIDFFLNTYSTLKIKGTGTTVAGIKQEQLLGYVIGLPPFAEQHRIVAKVEELMALCDQLEEETENNITAHQTLVNTLLATLTDSQNAEDFARNWARIAEHFDTLFTTEDSIIIFRKIILELAASGKLVNFDVSAKKELVLNLISFGPRNGMSPKVVNYKTNMKVLKLGATSKGYLDLTESKYIDKEIAPESHLRLREWDILIQRGNSSDYVGCNLLIKDNFVSFIYPDLMMKIRAKEYVMPEYLSLVLASPSSREKMWQQMTGTSESMPKITKKVVENIEVWLPNYDTQRTIVAKVDELMALCEQLKSRLSEAQTIQSQLADALVEQAVA; this comes from the coding sequence ATGCCCGGAATTCAAAAGCTGATCACAAATCATCTGGATATCTGGACCGCGTCGATCGAAAAAAAATCATCCGCCGGTCGAGGCTCCAGCAAAAAGATCAACCTGTACGGCATTAAAAAACTCCGCGAATTGATTCTTGAACTCGCCGTGCGCGGCAAACTCGTCCCGCAAGACCCCAAGGACGAACCCGCCTCCGTCTTGCTGAAAAAAATCGCCGCCGAAAAAGCGCGCCTCATTAAAGAAGGAAAAATCAAAAAACAAAAACAACTGCCACCAATTAGTGATAAAGAAAAACCCTTTGAACTTCCGAAAGGTTGGGAGTGGGTGCGATTTAATGATTTATTTAATTCAATATTCAGTGGAGGGACACCGAGTAAAAGTAACACCACTTATTGGGATGGCAATATCTCTTGGGCAAGTGTGAAGGATTTGGGTAAGGAAAGATATATTTCTAGTACTCAGGATAAAATTACAGAGACCGGTTTGAAAAATGGGAGTAGGCTTGCTGATAAAGACGATCTTCTAATATGCACTCGAATGGGGTTAGGGAAAATTGCAATTGCGGCAACTCCAATTGCGTACAATCAAGATTTAAAGGCCGTCAAACTGACATCCTGCATAAATATCGATTTCTTTTTAAATACATATTCTACGCTAAAGATAAAAGGAACCGGCACAACTGTTGCTGGTATTAAACAAGAGCAATTACTAGGCTATGTTATTGGTCTCCCCCCTTTTGCCGAACAACATCGCATTGTTGCCAAAGTGGAAGAGCTCATGGCTCTTTGCGATCAGCTGGAGGAGGAAACCGAAAACAACATCACCGCGCACCAGACTTTAGTGAACACCCTGCTGGCGACTTTAACGGATAGTCAGAACGCCGAAGACTTCGCCCGGAACTGGGCCAGAATCGCAGAACATTTCGACACCCTGTTCACCACCGAAGACAGTATTATTATTTTCAGGAAGATCATTTTAGAACTAGCTGCTTCAGGTAAATTAGTAAATTTTGACGTATCCGCAAAAAAAGAACTGGTCTTAAATTTAATTTCATTCGGGCCACGAAATGGAATGTCCCCAAAAGTAGTGAACTACAAAACAAACATGAAAGTATTAAAATTAGGAGCCACATCAAAAGGATATTTAGATCTCACAGAGTCAAAATATATTGACAAAGAAATTGCCCCAGAATCACACCTGAGACTTAGGGAATGGGATATTTTAATTCAAAGAGGCAATTCTTCAGATTATGTCGGATGTAACTTGTTAATCAAAGATAACTTTGTGTCTTTTATTTACCCGGATCTTATGATGAAAATACGTGCAAAAGAATATGTAATGCCAGAATACTTATCATTAGTTTTGGCATCACCCTCAAGCAGGGAAAAGATGTGGCAGCAAATGACAGGAACATCAGAATCCATGCCTAAAATAACAAAAAAGGTCGTAGAAAACATTGAAGTTTGGTTACCTAATTATGATACGCAAAGAACAATTGTCGCCAAGGTCGATGAGCTCATGGCGCTTTGCGAGCAGCTAAAAAGCCGCCTCAGCGAAGCTCAAACCATTCAAAGTCAATTGGCAGACGCCCTCGTCGAACAAGCCGTCGCCTGA